In Ammospiza caudacuta isolate bAmmCau1 chromosome 2, bAmmCau1.pri, whole genome shotgun sequence, a genomic segment contains:
- the LOC131572431 gene encoding basic salivary proline-rich protein 1-like: MERPSPPGLARLSRPLPGARQPAAARGATYPPRSAGRPGPIGGERGLLRPPPPLPPPPQPAVLSHAEAGARRRGGGTNLRQLGGGAKAAEQRGVLGGARRGEAPPPPLRLGKRTKAAFHQRGSRSPLPESGSPAARSPGRGGGGERGEQPRAGRQTKTAARRSVSPESPWGRGRTRVTPPQQGRPRLPSAPVPKQKRRAGGGWGERAAGGCGRPPGRNAPPPPCQAAGGRGGERRGGRLLPALPVSPRGSGRGSRAMRGAGQGQPQRDRRKEELSAGPSRPALPPPPVGREGPRAPGRALPAGPSSGSPAAPAGPARPRPLPPPQRTGRAAAGTGGKHR, encoded by the coding sequence ATGGAGCGCCCGTCGCCGCCGGGGCTGGCTCGCCTCTCCCGGCCGCTCCCCGGTGCGCGCCAGCCGGCGGCTGCCCGCGGAGCCACCTACCCGCCCCGCAGCgccggccggcccggccccatCGGCGGCGAGAGAGGGCTGCTCCGcccgccccctccccttcctcctcccccgcAGCCCGCGGTATTGTCTCACGCCGAGGCCGGAGCCCGGCGGCGGGGGGGCGGCACCAACTTGCGGCAACTTGGCGGCGGGGCAAAAGCCGCCGAGCAACGCGGGGTGCTGGGAGGAGCGCGGCGGGGAGAGGCGCCCCCGCCTCCCCTTCGCCTCGGAAAGAGGACGAAAGCCGCGTTTCACCAGCGGGGCAGCCGCTCGCCCCTCCCAGAGAGCGGCAGCCCCGCAGCGCGATCCCCCggccgaggaggaggaggggagagaggggagcagccccgggccggCCGCCAGACAAAGACAGCGGCGAGAAGGTCCGTGAGCCCAGAGTCACCCTGGGGCCGGGGCCGTACCCGGGTCACCCCACCACAGCAGGGGCGGCCGCGCCTCCCCTCCGCCCCCGTTCCCAAACAAAAGCGGCGAGCAGGTGGAGGGTGGGGTGAAAGGGCGGCCGGCGGCTGCGGCCGCCCCCCGGGCAGGAACGCCCCGCCTCCGCCGTGCCAGGCGGcggggggccggggcggggagCGCAGAGGGGGCCGGCTCTTGCCGGCTCTTCCCGTCTCGCCGCGGGGTTCGGGGAGGGGAAGCCGGGCAATGCGGGGGGCAGGTCAGGGGCAGCCGCAGCGGGACCGAAGGAAGGAGGAGCTTTCCGCCGGCCCCTCCCGGCCCGCGCTGCCTCCACCACCTGTGGGGCGGGAGGGGCCGCGGGCTCCGGGCCGCGCTCTCCCGGCCGGCCCCTCTAGCGGCAGCCCCGCGGCaccggccggcccggcccggccccgtcCCCTCCCGCCGCCACAACGGACGGGCCGGGCAGCGGCAGGAACCGGCGGGAAACACAGGTGA